From the genome of Arthrobacter alpinus, one region includes:
- a CDS encoding carbohydrate ABC transporter permease, translating into MHETTGAKVFRIVTITLLSIFTIIPIYVMVISGMKPLQDVQNEFSWWPSTLTLQPYVDMWQTVPLASYFMNSVIVSTVATVLSLIIAIFASYAISRYKFRGRSVFSGTVLSTQMLPGVLFLLPLFLIFVNINTNFGIQLVGTRTGLIITYLTFSLPFSIWMLAGYFDGIPRELDEAAKVDGCGPMRALIRVILPAARPGLVAVAIYSFMTSWGEVLFASVMTTDANRTLAVGLQLYSTQTNVYWNQIMAASVVVSIPIVIGFLLLQKNFVAGLTAGAVK; encoded by the coding sequence ATGCATGAAACGACCGGCGCCAAAGTTTTTAGAATCGTCACCATCACGCTGCTGAGCATCTTCACCATCATCCCCATCTACGTCATGGTGATCTCTGGTATGAAGCCCCTGCAAGATGTTCAAAACGAATTTTCGTGGTGGCCCAGCACGTTGACACTGCAACCGTACGTGGACATGTGGCAGACCGTGCCGCTGGCCAGCTACTTCATGAATTCCGTCATCGTCTCTACCGTGGCCACTGTCCTCTCGCTGATCATTGCGATTTTCGCCTCCTACGCCATCTCGCGGTACAAGTTCCGCGGCCGCTCAGTTTTTTCCGGCACCGTGCTGTCCACCCAGATGCTGCCGGGCGTCTTGTTCCTGCTGCCCCTGTTCCTGATCTTCGTCAACATCAACACAAACTTTGGGATTCAGCTGGTGGGCACCCGCACCGGCCTGATCATCACCTACCTGACGTTCTCGCTGCCATTCTCCATCTGGATGCTGGCCGGCTACTTCGACGGCATCCCGCGCGAACTCGACGAGGCCGCCAAGGTTGATGGTTGCGGCCCCATGCGGGCACTGATCCGGGTGATCTTGCCCGCTGCCCGGCCAGGACTGGTGGCCGTCGCCATCTACAGCTTCATGACCAGTTGGGGTGAAGTCTTGTTCGCATCCGTCATGACCACCGACGCCAACCGCACCCTCGCCGTGGGATTGCAGCTGTACTCGACGCAGACCAACGTGTACTGGAACCAGATTATGGCCGCCTCCGTGGTGGTCAGTATCCCCATCGTCATAGGGTTCTTGCTCCTGCAAAAGAACTTCGTGGCGGGGCTGACCGCCGGTGCCGTGAAATAA
- a CDS encoding carbohydrate ABC transporter permease, translating into MSAVSASTAVKKSGAAAGAPGGKARKARRKGWWLPYALLAPAVIFELVIHVIPMVTGIWMSFLKLTKMFIANWGNAPFIGLKNYAVALDFNSAVGMGLLKSFGITVAFTIIVVGLSWGFGMAAAIALQKAFRGRAVFRTLFLIPYALPMYAGVIAWKFMLQKDSGALNHLLFDNLGLPGDKPFWLIGDNAFAAVVVVAIWRLWPFAFLMLMAGLQSIPTDVYEASAVDGAKPLRQWWAITLPMLRPINMVLVLVMFLWTFNDFNTPFVLFGGSQPPAGDLISFHIYNASFLTWNFGSGAAMSVLLLLFLLVVSGIYLLFMNRRKDNA; encoded by the coding sequence GTGTCCGCAGTGTCTGCTTCCACCGCCGTAAAAAAATCCGGTGCCGCTGCTGGCGCCCCCGGCGGCAAGGCCCGTAAGGCCCGCCGTAAAGGCTGGTGGCTGCCCTACGCGCTGCTTGCCCCGGCAGTCATCTTTGAGCTCGTCATCCACGTCATTCCCATGGTGACGGGGATCTGGATGAGTTTCCTCAAACTCACCAAGATGTTCATTGCCAACTGGGGAAACGCGCCATTTATTGGACTCAAGAATTACGCTGTGGCCCTCGATTTCAATTCCGCCGTGGGCATGGGGCTGCTCAAGTCGTTCGGCATCACCGTGGCCTTCACCATCATCGTGGTGGGACTCTCCTGGGGGTTCGGCATGGCGGCCGCCATTGCACTGCAAAAGGCCTTCCGTGGCAGGGCGGTATTCCGCACCTTGTTTCTTATCCCTTACGCCCTGCCCATGTACGCGGGCGTCATCGCGTGGAAGTTCATGCTGCAAAAGGATAGTGGCGCACTGAACCACCTCCTCTTTGACAACCTTGGACTACCGGGGGACAAGCCGTTCTGGCTGATTGGCGACAACGCGTTCGCCGCCGTCGTCGTCGTCGCCATCTGGCGTCTGTGGCCCTTCGCCTTCTTGATGCTGATGGCTGGCCTGCAATCCATTCCCACTGACGTCTACGAGGCCTCAGCAGTGGATGGGGCCAAGCCGCTTCGCCAGTGGTGGGCCATCACGTTGCCCATGCTGCGCCCCATCAACATGGTCCTGGTCCTTGTCATGTTCCTGTGGACCTTCAACGACTTCAACACCCCCTTCGTCCTCTTTGGCGGCTCACAGCCCCCGGCAGGCGACCTGATCTCCTTCCACATTTACAATGCGTCATTCTTGACCTGGAACTTTGGCTCAGGTGCTGCCATGTCGGTGCTGCTCCTGTTGTTCCTGCTGGTGGTCAGCGGAATCTACCTTCTCTTCATGAACCGGAGGAAAGACAATGCATGA